Proteins encoded by one window of Gemmatimonas sp. UBA7669:
- a CDS encoding TolB family protein, producing the protein MNLTALRRIAPVLALSAATSLTACAYDSPAAPEPGPTLEASHDLLFEQAVPGNINESQLKVRDDRTGVVRDLFGQTISGAQPTVSADGQRVVYAAIRSLDDYDFQDLFLVTRTSAPRRIALATGPEFSPALSPNGQRLAFIKMTEEGNTQLYVADVDGRNETAVSLALAPGLRYGYSTPAWSPDGTRLLFSAGEPGRLHLHVVNANGSGLRQLTDTSVSDIDGAWAPDGQTIAYVRTVSPSQSQIMIRHLSTGAERAFSFPWRNRQPAWSPDGQRIAFVSNMTDNQDLELYTVRPDGSGLTRLTDDMLRQQSPRWIAR; encoded by the coding sequence ATGAACCTGACAGCCTTACGTCGCATCGCGCCGGTCCTGGCGCTGAGTGCTGCGACCAGCTTGACGGCCTGCGCGTATGACAGTCCTGCGGCACCTGAGCCAGGCCCTACACTCGAGGCCTCGCATGACCTGCTCTTCGAGCAGGCGGTGCCTGGCAACATCAACGAATCGCAACTCAAGGTGCGCGACGACCGCACCGGCGTCGTACGTGACCTCTTCGGCCAGACGATCTCCGGCGCACAGCCCACCGTGTCCGCCGATGGACAACGCGTGGTCTACGCCGCCATCCGCTCGCTCGACGATTACGATTTTCAGGATCTCTTCCTGGTCACGCGCACGAGCGCCCCGCGGCGCATTGCCCTGGCCACTGGTCCCGAGTTCTCGCCGGCTCTCTCGCCCAACGGGCAGCGCCTGGCCTTCATCAAGATGACCGAGGAAGGCAACACTCAGCTCTACGTGGCCGACGTGGATGGCCGCAATGAGACCGCGGTGTCCCTGGCCCTCGCCCCCGGACTGCGCTACGGCTACAGCACCCCGGCCTGGTCGCCCGACGGCACGCGTCTCCTGTTCTCGGCTGGTGAGCCGGGGCGTCTGCATCTGCATGTGGTGAACGCCAACGGCAGCGGGCTCCGGCAGCTCACGGATACCAGCGTGAGCGACATCGACGGGGCCTGGGCGCCCGATGGCCAGACCATTGCCTATGTGCGTACGGTGTCGCCGTCGCAGTCGCAGATCATGATCCGGCACCTCAGCACCGGCGCCGAGCGCGCGTTCAGCTTTCCGTGGCGCAACCGGCAGCCGGCCTGGTCACCCGATGGGCAGCGCATCGCCTTCGTGTCCAACATGACCGACAACCAGGATCTCGAGCTGTACACGGTGCGCCCGGACGGCTCGGGGCTCACCCGGCTGACGGACGACATGCTGCGCCAGCAGAGTCCGCGCTGGATCGCGCGCTAG
- a CDS encoding VPS10 domain-containing protein, which produces MSLPSSSHATALRNAATAIAACVALTAPLSAQSLPADSLLVRSLVARNIGPASMSGRIVDIAVAEAPRVLRGGRLGTTMYVAVATGGIWKTTNGGLNWSPVSDAIGVGSIGAVAAAPSDGNVVWVGSGESNNMRSSSWGIGVFKSTDGGRTWSKPMLPGTQHIGRIVIDPRDPNVVYVAANGPLWGPGGERGLFKTTDGGKTWTNTKSLSETAGFTEVVIDPANPDVLYAASQQRERRAYGFLPAGAEAAVWKTTDGAKTWTKLSSGLPSGELGRIGLSVCRSRPNTVYALIHAKGPANGLYRSDDAGSSWRQVNNSNGTAWFYGQVRCDPTDAEHVIKLNVGSTESFDGGRTWRPFAQGGGVHADHHALWINPEDGDHYVLGNDGGVDISNDRGRSWYNVENIVGAQFYAISTDDRWPFYHVYGGLQDNQTWGGPNRTRNAFGPTNADWYRMAGGDGFFNVVDRFDPDIVYAESQNGGIQRFNARTGQLKGIKPPARDGEKHRYNWSAPIVPSRHQKGVVYFAANYLFKSTDMGDSWKTISPDLTRNIDRDQLPMRGSVPPKDALGLHEGTAAFGNISAVSESPRRAGVLAVGTDDGVVQVTRDDGLSWHKVTSFPGVPDISYVSGVQFSRHAEGTLYASFDGHRSNDFKPYVARSTDYGRTWTNISGNLPPMATVQAVREHHRQSNLLFVGTEFGVYFTVDGGANWTALKAGMPTVPVWDLQIQERWNDLVIGTHGRGVYIIDDLSPLEHLAEAKRASVAYLFPARNELVYAPNTSRNSGMGSTGYVGQNPEHGVRLAYLLNSVSAGDSAFMDILDGRGRVVRRLVVPSRAGLHRPVWDMRVGAPLTGEMPRTSAPTGGQGGGGGGGGFGGGFGGFNRGAPTYLAVPGSYTARLTLKPASGTATVLTRKFTLLPDPEQQMAQGALEELDAFRLEVVRFQKSVTTAQQQADSVIARYAAVRKAVEAAKDKVTPALNEQLSGIERELNAFVREVGASTASRSALAPRAGAVPADDEDDENRGASGAPDMSFSGRAGTLNSVLNSTFPAARAQRELVAQLRRQLVTEESKLRALSEISLPDFVKALEAAGVTVAK; this is translated from the coding sequence ATGTCCCTCCCTTCGTCTTCTCACGCCACCGCGTTGCGTAACGCAGCTACGGCAATCGCCGCCTGCGTCGCGCTTACTGCGCCGCTTTCTGCCCAAAGCCTGCCGGCGGATTCCCTGCTCGTGCGCAGTCTCGTGGCGCGCAATATCGGCCCGGCCAGCATGAGCGGCCGCATCGTGGATATCGCCGTCGCTGAGGCGCCACGCGTGCTGCGCGGTGGCCGACTTGGCACCACCATGTACGTGGCCGTCGCCACCGGTGGCATCTGGAAGACCACCAATGGAGGCCTCAACTGGTCGCCGGTCTCTGACGCCATTGGTGTGGGATCCATTGGCGCGGTGGCCGCCGCGCCTTCCGACGGCAACGTGGTCTGGGTGGGTAGCGGCGAATCCAACAACATGCGCAGTTCGTCGTGGGGCATTGGCGTGTTCAAGTCCACCGATGGTGGACGGACCTGGTCCAAGCCCATGCTGCCGGGCACGCAGCACATCGGCCGTATCGTCATCGATCCACGCGACCCGAACGTGGTGTACGTCGCGGCCAACGGCCCACTCTGGGGTCCGGGCGGTGAACGTGGTCTCTTCAAGACGACGGACGGCGGAAAGACCTGGACCAACACCAAGTCGCTGTCCGAGACTGCGGGCTTCACGGAAGTGGTCATCGACCCGGCCAACCCAGACGTGCTGTATGCGGCGTCGCAGCAGCGCGAGCGTCGTGCCTATGGCTTCCTGCCGGCCGGCGCCGAAGCGGCGGTGTGGAAGACCACTGACGGCGCCAAGACCTGGACGAAGCTGTCGAGTGGCTTGCCCAGCGGTGAGCTTGGTCGCATTGGCTTGTCGGTGTGCCGTTCGCGCCCCAACACGGTATACGCGCTCATTCACGCCAAGGGCCCGGCCAACGGGCTCTATCGCAGTGACGACGCGGGCAGCAGTTGGCGGCAGGTCAACAACAGCAACGGCACGGCGTGGTTCTATGGGCAGGTGCGCTGCGATCCGACCGACGCCGAGCATGTCATCAAGCTGAATGTGGGCAGCACGGAATCGTTCGATGGCGGTCGCACCTGGCGGCCCTTTGCGCAGGGCGGCGGCGTGCACGCTGATCACCACGCGCTCTGGATCAATCCCGAAGACGGCGATCACTACGTGCTTGGCAACGACGGTGGCGTGGACATCTCCAACGACCGCGGCCGCAGCTGGTACAACGTGGAGAACATCGTCGGCGCGCAATTCTACGCCATCTCCACCGACGATCGCTGGCCGTTCTATCACGTGTATGGTGGTCTGCAGGACAATCAGACCTGGGGCGGTCCCAATCGTACGCGCAACGCCTTCGGTCCGACCAATGCTGACTGGTATCGCATGGCCGGCGGCGACGGGTTCTTCAATGTGGTGGATCGCTTTGATCCGGATATCGTGTACGCCGAGTCGCAGAACGGTGGCATTCAGCGCTTCAACGCGCGCACGGGGCAGCTCAAGGGCATCAAGCCGCCCGCCCGGGATGGCGAGAAGCACCGCTACAACTGGAGCGCGCCCATCGTGCCGTCGCGGCACCAGAAGGGTGTGGTGTACTTCGCCGCGAACTACCTGTTCAAGAGCACGGACATGGGGGATTCGTGGAAGACCATCAGCCCCGATCTCACGCGCAATATCGATCGGGACCAGCTGCCCATGCGTGGCAGCGTGCCGCCCAAGGATGCACTGGGCCTGCACGAAGGCACGGCCGCCTTTGGCAACATCAGTGCGGTGAGTGAGTCGCCGCGCCGCGCGGGTGTGCTGGCAGTGGGCACCGACGACGGTGTGGTGCAGGTCACGCGTGACGATGGCCTCAGTTGGCACAAGGTCACCAGCTTCCCGGGTGTGCCCGACATCAGCTACGTGAGTGGAGTGCAGTTTTCGCGGCATGCCGAGGGTACGCTGTATGCCAGCTTCGATGGGCATCGCAGTAACGACTTCAAGCCCTACGTGGCGCGCAGCACCGATTACGGGCGCACGTGGACCAACATCAGCGGCAATCTGCCGCCCATGGCCACGGTGCAGGCGGTGCGTGAGCATCATCGCCAGTCCAACCTGTTGTTCGTGGGCACGGAGTTTGGCGTGTATTTCACGGTCGATGGCGGTGCCAACTGGACGGCGCTCAAGGCCGGCATGCCCACCGTGCCGGTGTGGGACCTGCAAATCCAAGAGCGCTGGAACGATCTCGTGATAGGCACGCACGGACGCGGCGTGTACATCATCGACGATCTGTCGCCGCTCGAACATCTGGCCGAAGCCAAGCGCGCAAGCGTGGCCTATCTCTTTCCCGCGCGCAACGAGTTGGTGTACGCGCCCAACACCAGTCGCAACTCGGGCATGGGCTCCACCGGCTATGTGGGCCAGAACCCCGAGCATGGTGTGCGGCTCGCCTACCTGCTGAACAGCGTGTCGGCCGGCGACTCCGCCTTCATGGATATTCTGGATGGCCGAGGTCGTGTGGTGCGGCGCCTCGTGGTGCCGTCCCGCGCCGGCCTGCACCGGCCGGTGTGGGACATGCGCGTGGGTGCGCCGCTCACGGGAGAAATGCCGCGCACGTCGGCGCCAACGGGTGGGCAGGGCGGCGGCGGTGGTGGCGGTGGATTTGGTGGCGGTTTTGGCGGCTTCAATCGTGGCGCGCCCACCTATCTGGCGGTGCCGGGCAGCTACACGGCGCGACTCACCCTCAAGCCGGCCAGCGGCACGGCGACCGTACTCACGCGCAAGTTCACGCTGCTGCCCGACCCCGAGCAGCAAATGGCTCAGGGCGCGCTCGAAGAACTCGATGCCTTCCGCCTGGAGGTGGTGCGCTTCCAGAAGTCGGTCACCACGGCGCAGCAGCAGGCCGACAGCGTGATTGCTCGCTATGCGGCGGTGCGCAAGGCAGTGGAGGCTGCCAAGGACAAGGTCACGCCGGCGCTCAACGAGCAGTTGTCGGGCATCGAGCGTGAGCTCAACGCCTTCGTGCGTGAAGTGGGTGCCTCGACGGCCTCACGGTCAGCGCTGGCGCCGCGCGCCGGTGCCGTGCCGGCAGACGACGAGGATGACGAGAATCGCGGCGCCTCGGGTGCACCGGACATGAGCTTCAGCGGGCGCGCGGGTACACTCAACAGTGTGCTCAATTCCACCTTCCCGGCGGCGCGGGCGCAGCGAGAGCTGGTTGCGCAGCTGCGTCGTCAGCTGGTCACGGAAGAGAGCAAGCTGCGCGCTTTGTCGGAGATCAGCCTGCCTGACTTCGTGAAGGCGCTCGAAGCGGCGGGAGTGACTGTAGCCAAGTAG
- a CDS encoding alpha/beta hydrolase family protein, which yields MRMFRSSWSAAPRRVTPLVLGATLTLLTLAPAAAEAQNSGRARQVVPIVPGRDSLLYVSNRPEDHPVSDYEGAMRGKKVTDSIFEARSKGHMKFSKVTYKSSADGMTIPAYLFEPLNPKGARAHGAMVWVHGGVHGNMDQNYLPFIKEAVAKGYVIITPDYRGSTGFGKEHHNAIDYGGMEVDDVESAVSVLKGLSYVNPDRIGVMGWSHGGYITTLLLTREAQGSPFKAGVAMVPVTNLFFRLSYKGPSYQRSFSTQAAVRGLPFEKREEYVRRSPYYWVDSLKYPILVHVATNDTDVNFEEARPLIDALQARQPKLAETKVYVNPTPGPTSVGHTFNRRVNRQTLERDDSPEQIDSWNLTWAFIEKHLGKN from the coding sequence ATGCGCATGTTCCGTTCCTCATGGTCCGCCGCGCCGCGTCGTGTGACGCCACTTGTGCTCGGCGCGACGCTGACCCTCCTGACCCTCGCCCCCGCCGCCGCCGAGGCGCAGAACAGTGGCCGCGCTCGTCAGGTGGTGCCCATCGTACCTGGCCGTGATTCGCTGCTGTATGTAAGCAACCGGCCGGAAGATCATCCGGTGTCGGATTACGAAGGCGCGATGCGCGGCAAGAAAGTTACCGACAGCATCTTCGAGGCCCGCAGCAAGGGCCACATGAAGTTCTCCAAGGTGACCTACAAGAGCAGCGCCGATGGCATGACCATCCCGGCGTATCTCTTTGAGCCGCTCAATCCCAAGGGTGCCCGGGCGCACGGTGCCATGGTGTGGGTGCACGGCGGCGTGCACGGCAACATGGACCAGAACTACCTCCCGTTCATCAAGGAGGCGGTGGCCAAGGGGTACGTGATCATCACGCCCGACTACCGCGGCAGCACCGGCTTCGGCAAGGAGCACCACAACGCCATCGATTACGGTGGCATGGAAGTGGACGACGTGGAGTCGGCGGTGTCGGTGCTCAAGGGCCTGTCCTATGTGAACCCCGACCGCATCGGTGTGATGGGTTGGAGCCACGGCGGTTACATCACCACGCTGCTGCTCACGCGTGAAGCGCAGGGCTCGCCGTTCAAGGCCGGCGTGGCCATGGTGCCGGTCACCAACCTCTTCTTCCGCCTGTCGTACAAGGGCCCGTCGTATCAGCGCTCCTTCTCCACGCAGGCGGCCGTGCGCGGCCTGCCGTTCGAGAAGCGCGAAGAGTATGTGCGCCGTTCGCCCTACTACTGGGTGGACAGCCTCAAGTACCCCATCCTTGTCCACGTGGCCACCAACGACACCGACGTGAACTTCGAAGAGGCGCGTCCGCTCATCGACGCCCTGCAGGCGCGGCAGCCCAAGCTGGCCGAGACCAAGGTGTACGTGAACCCGACGCCCGGCCCGACCAGCGTGGGCCACACCTTCAACCGCCGCGTCAATCGCCAGACCCTCGAGCGCGATGATTCGCCCGAGCAGATCGACTCCTGGAACCTGACCTGGGCGTTCATCGAGAAGCATCTGGGCAAGAACTAG